Proteins encoded together in one Deinococcus irradiatisoli window:
- a CDS encoding MerR family transcriptional regulator has translation MTGATDSSGLFTASEVEGRVGVPATTLRQWERRYGLPRPQRSASGYRLYSKQDVAQIEYICQRLTEGVPVSRAAQLAREHWALPGAPGGEVTVPQLVAALIQGDLAGAERLLGEAQARLNIEGVLMHLIQPALNLIGEQWERGEITVAHEHQASAFLRAQVANLLSAAGHGRFGPTVVAACGPQEHHEIGLLMLSVVLRRLGVQVRYVGANTPLGDLGVYARSVGAQAILISINTQAALEAALAQRQDLAAGEIPVFVGGHAINADPEAAAELGRWAGPDAVQAAQQIAAILEAQP, from the coding sequence ATGACAGGGGCTACGGATTCCAGCGGACTCTTCACCGCCAGCGAAGTGGAAGGGCGGGTCGGCGTTCCCGCCACCACCCTGCGGCAGTGGGAGCGCCGGTACGGTTTGCCGCGTCCCCAGCGCAGCGCCAGCGGTTACCGGCTTTACAGCAAGCAGGATGTGGCGCAGATCGAATACATCTGTCAGCGGCTCACCGAGGGCGTCCCGGTCAGCCGGGCGGCGCAACTGGCCCGGGAGCACTGGGCGCTGCCGGGCGCGCCGGGCGGCGAGGTCACCGTGCCGCAGCTCGTCGCCGCGCTGATTCAGGGCGATCTGGCGGGGGCCGAGCGGCTGCTCGGCGAAGCGCAGGCCCGGCTGAACATCGAGGGCGTGCTGATGCACCTGATCCAGCCGGCCCTGAACCTGATCGGCGAGCAGTGGGAGCGCGGCGAGATCACCGTGGCGCACGAGCACCAGGCCAGCGCGTTTCTGCGCGCCCAGGTCGCCAACCTGCTCAGCGCCGCCGGGCACGGCCGCTTCGGACCGACCGTGGTGGCCGCCTGCGGGCCGCAGGAGCACCACGAGATCGGCCTGCTGATGCTCAGCGTGGTGCTGCGCCGCCTGGGCGTGCAGGTGCGCTACGTGGGCGCCAATACCCCGCTGGGCGATCTGGGCGTGTATGCCCGCAGCGTCGGCGCCCAGGCGATCCTGATCAGCATCAACACCCAGGCGGCGCTCGAAGCGGCCCTGGCGCAGCGCCAAGACCTGGCGGCCGGCGAGATTCCAGTGTTCGTGGGCGGGCACGCCATCAACGCCGACCCCGAGGCCGCCGCCGAGCTGGGGCGCTGGGCCGGCCCCGACGCGGTGCAGGCGGCCCAGCAGATCGCCGCCATCCTGGAGGCCCAGCCATGA
- the topA gene encoding type I DNA topoisomerase, with amino-acid sequence MPNTLIIVESPAKAKTIAKYLGKGYTVESSIGHIRDLPRSAAEIPEKYKREAWARLGLNIEDDFKPLYIVSPDKKAHVAHLRKLAQQADEVILATDDDREGESIAWHLFQELKPKGSVKRMVFHEITKDAIQAAIAHPRQIDSNLVEAQETRRALDRLYGYEVSPVLWRKVAPKLSAGRVQSVATRLLVERERERMRFVPGEWWDLDVTCVTGAGEPFPARLLEVGGVRLAQGRDFDPLTGQLRAGAEVLRLGEEAARALAEALREQPLTVLSAEEKPFTQKPYAPFITSTLQQEGSRKLGFGAQRTMRAAQKLYEGGFITYMRTDSTTLSTEAISAARAQVKSLYGEAYLPAQPRSYTKKAKNAQEAHEAVRPAGNAFRTPETLKGELGSDEWKLYDLIWKRTVASQMADARGRRMQVRLGGQSTDNREVLLSASGRSIDFPGFLRAYVEGRDDPQAALEDRETLLPPLREGEQVTAADPEPSGHETQPPARYTEASLVQTLEGAGIGRPSTYASIIGTIQDRGYAAKKGQALVPTWTAFATSALLEHHFGRLVDYDFTARMEEDLDDIAGGRQQRGPYLRSFFLGEEGGMGLRPLVETQMENIDPRSIATIQVPKLEGSGVEVRVGKYGPYLTRGEAKATIPEEVTPDELTLEKAEELLSRPSGDRVLGEDPGSGLPVIAKAGRFGPYVQIGEENPPLRTASLFPSDDLGTLSLDRALKLLSLPRLVGVSEGEEIWAHNGKFGPYLKRGNDSRSLTIPEQLFTVSLLEAEALFMQPRFRGGRGAASAPLASFEYPDRAPITLKSGRFGPYLTDGERNATLRKGEDQGSLNEVDARNILEERGKEPKKKEAKGRRGAAKVAGAAVKGTRSTAASKTTATGARKAPGKPARKASAPKTKAAAPKAAGKTAAPKASPLAWAQLRPYLEVLSPQERELVMATRERGEKVEAVAPNLGLDVKQAKGMALQASKKLNQAARSR; translated from the coding sequence ATGCCCAATACCCTGATCATCGTCGAGAGTCCTGCCAAAGCCAAAACCATCGCCAAGTACCTCGGCAAGGGGTACACCGTCGAGTCGTCGATCGGCCACATCCGCGACCTGCCCAGGAGCGCCGCCGAGATTCCCGAGAAATACAAACGTGAAGCCTGGGCGCGGCTGGGCCTGAACATCGAGGACGATTTCAAGCCGCTCTACATCGTCTCGCCCGACAAGAAGGCCCACGTCGCCCACCTGCGCAAGCTGGCCCAGCAGGCCGACGAGGTGATTCTGGCGACCGACGACGACCGCGAGGGTGAGAGCATCGCCTGGCACCTGTTTCAGGAACTCAAGCCCAAGGGCAGCGTCAAACGGATGGTCTTTCACGAGATCACCAAGGACGCCATTCAGGCCGCCATCGCCCACCCGCGCCAGATCGACAGCAACCTCGTCGAAGCGCAGGAAACCCGCCGGGCGCTCGACCGGCTCTACGGCTACGAGGTCAGCCCGGTGCTGTGGCGCAAGGTGGCGCCCAAGCTCTCGGCGGGCCGGGTGCAGAGCGTGGCGACCCGCCTGCTCGTCGAGCGCGAGCGCGAGCGGATGCGTTTCGTGCCGGGCGAGTGGTGGGACCTCGACGTGACCTGCGTGACCGGCGCGGGCGAACCGTTCCCGGCCCGCCTGCTGGAGGTTGGCGGGGTGCGCCTGGCGCAGGGCCGCGACTTCGATCCGCTCACCGGGCAACTGAGGGCCGGGGCCGAGGTGCTGCGCCTGGGCGAAGAAGCGGCCCGCGCCCTGGCCGAAGCGCTCCGCGAGCAGCCGCTGACGGTGCTCAGCGCCGAGGAAAAGCCCTTCACGCAAAAGCCCTACGCGCCGTTCATTACCTCGACCCTGCAGCAGGAAGGCAGCCGCAAGCTGGGCTTCGGCGCCCAGCGCACCATGCGCGCGGCGCAAAAGCTCTACGAGGGCGGCTTTATCACCTACATGCGCACCGACAGCACCACCCTCAGCACTGAGGCGATCAGCGCGGCCCGCGCCCAGGTCAAGTCGCTCTACGGCGAGGCCTACCTGCCCGCCCAGCCGCGGAGCTACACCAAGAAAGCCAAGAACGCCCAGGAAGCCCACGAAGCGGTGCGTCCGGCCGGCAACGCCTTTCGCACTCCCGAGACCCTGAAGGGCGAACTCGGCAGCGACGAGTGGAAACTCTACGACCTGATCTGGAAGCGTACGGTGGCCTCCCAGATGGCCGACGCGCGCGGCCGCCGGATGCAGGTGCGCCTGGGCGGCCAGAGCACGGATAACCGCGAGGTGCTGCTGAGCGCTTCAGGGCGCTCGATCGACTTCCCCGGCTTCCTGCGGGCCTACGTGGAAGGCCGCGACGATCCGCAGGCCGCGCTCGAAGACCGCGAGACCCTGCTGCCCCCGCTGCGGGAAGGCGAGCAGGTCACGGCTGCCGACCCGGAACCGTCCGGCCACGAAACCCAGCCGCCGGCCCGCTACACCGAGGCCAGCCTGGTGCAGACCCTGGAAGGCGCCGGCATCGGGCGGCCCTCGACCTACGCCAGCATCATCGGCACCATTCAGGACCGGGGCTACGCCGCCAAGAAAGGGCAGGCGCTGGTGCCCACCTGGACGGCGTTTGCCACCTCGGCGCTGCTGGAGCACCATTTCGGACGGCTGGTGGACTACGACTTCACCGCCCGCATGGAAGAAGACCTCGACGACATCGCCGGCGGGCGCCAGCAGCGCGGGCCATACCTGCGCTCGTTTTTCCTGGGCGAGGAGGGTGGCATGGGGCTGCGCCCGCTGGTCGAGACCCAGATGGAAAACATCGATCCGCGCAGCATCGCCACCATTCAGGTGCCCAAGCTCGAGGGCAGCGGGGTGGAAGTGCGGGTCGGCAAGTACGGCCCTTACCTCACGCGCGGCGAGGCCAAGGCCACCATTCCCGAAGAAGTCACGCCCGACGAACTCACCCTGGAAAAGGCCGAGGAACTGCTCAGCCGGCCCAGCGGCGACCGGGTACTCGGCGAGGACCCCGGCAGCGGCCTGCCGGTGATCGCCAAGGCCGGGCGGTTCGGGCCGTACGTGCAGATCGGCGAGGAAAATCCGCCGCTGCGAACCGCCAGCCTCTTTCCCAGCGACGACCTCGGTACCCTGAGCCTGGACCGGGCGCTGAAACTGCTCTCGCTGCCCCGGCTGGTGGGGGTCAGTGAGGGCGAGGAGATCTGGGCGCACAACGGCAAGTTCGGTCCCTACCTCAAGCGCGGCAACGACTCGCGCAGCCTGACGATTCCCGAGCAGCTCTTTACCGTGAGCCTGCTGGAAGCCGAGGCGCTGTTCATGCAGCCGCGCTTTCGAGGCGGGCGCGGGGCGGCGAGCGCGCCGCTGGCGAGCTTCGAGTACCCCGACCGGGCGCCGATCACCCTCAAGAGCGGCCGGTTCGGGCCGTACCTCACCGACGGCGAGCGCAACGCGACGCTGCGCAAGGGCGAGGACCAGGGCAGCCTGAACGAGGTGGACGCCCGCAACATCCTGGAGGAGCGCGGCAAGGAGCCCAAGAAGAAGGAAGCCAAGGGGCGGCGCGGCGCGGCCAAAGTTGCCGGTGCGGCGGTCAAGGGAACCAGGAGCACTGCCGCTTCCAAGACGACGGCGACCGGTGCCCGCAAAGCGCCGGGCAAGCCGGCCCGAAAAGCCAGCGCGCCCAAAACAAAAGCCGCCGCGCCCAAAGCCGCCGGCAAGACGGCCGCGCCCAAAGCCTCGCCGCTGGCCTGGGCGCAGCTGCGGCCCTACCTGGAAGTGCTCAGCCCCCAGGAGCGCGAACTGGTGATGGCCACCCGCGAGCGCGGCGAGAAGGTTGAGGCGGTGGCCCCGAACCTGGGCCTGGACGTCAAGCAGGCCAAGGGCATGGCCCTGCAGGCCAGCAAGAAGCTCAACCAGGCCGCGCGCAGCCGTTGA
- a CDS encoding YdcF family protein: MKVRFLPTTLLGAGLLGVLAWLSPLPPPRSPARPAPTLLVLGASQVGGRPSSAFRRRLDHALTLYRQGGVRRIIVSGGVGQGQHISEGATGVRYLRGRGVPGTALRAEERSRTTFQNLEFSRPLIGGPVTLVTDAVHARRALSLARAAGLRAEVSSVALKPTPHYLLRETLALLAWRCLRYTGGRDQPRPQA; this comes from the coding sequence GTGAAGGTCCGCTTCCTGCCCACCACCTTGTTGGGCGCCGGTCTGCTCGGCGTCTTGGCATGGCTCTCGCCGCTGCCGCCGCCCCGGAGCCCGGCGCGCCCCGCCCCCACCCTGCTGGTGCTGGGCGCTTCGCAGGTGGGGGGTCGGCCCTCGAGTGCCTTTCGGCGGCGGCTCGACCATGCCCTGACGCTCTACCGGCAAGGTGGGGTCCGGCGCATCATCGTGTCGGGCGGCGTCGGCCAGGGGCAGCACATCAGCGAGGGGGCCACCGGGGTGAGGTATCTGCGGGGCCGGGGTGTGCCGGGCACGGCGCTGCGGGCCGAGGAGCGCAGCCGCACCACCTTTCAGAACCTGGAATTCAGCCGCCCGCTGATTGGCGGGCCGGTCACGCTGGTTACCGACGCCGTTCACGCCCGCCGGGCCCTGTCGCTGGCGCGCGCCGCCGGGCTTCGCGCCGAGGTCAGCAGCGTGGCACTGAAGCCCACCCCGCACTACCTGCTGCGCGAAACGCTGGCCCTGCTGGCCTGGCGCTGCCTGCGCTACACCGGCGGGCGGGACCAGCCGCGCCCACAAGCGTAA
- the glgP gene encoding alpha-glucan family phosphorylase, with product MNVIGKVTVLPRLPAPLRRLEELAYNLYWSWTPKAQALYQELDPVNWERFQHNPVQTLLETPAARLEALSSDPDYLGRYSEVMEHFDAYMNKGSWGKGGVWAAKNAPTLPPVAYFSMEYGFHESLPIYSGGLGVLAGDHCKSASDLGLPFTAVGMLFHQGYFRQLFNKDGWQEEAYDELNLTTLPVRPALTKSGEKARVSVRIAGRDVALQIWTLQIGRIQVLLLDANVPENSEDDRKLTARLYGGNQDLRIQQYVLLGVGGIRALRALDIPASIYHMNEGHAALMGLERVREYVAQGLDFRTALEATAGSTLFTTHTPVAAGNDAFAYEMMDRYIGEWPAQLATSRDELYALAEHFQNWDNHLVPTFSMTVFALRMSRMANGVSELHGEVSRGMWNFLYEGADPEEVPIGHVTNGAHNLTFLAQQFRDLYSTVLPADWTGRLEDKQMWEDIHKIPDAQLSATQHELKEEMIAFVRARLQEQLRRTGASAAEVAAAGEVLSADALTIGFARRFATYKRATLLFRDRERLRKIVNDPARPVQFVFAGKAHPADNPGKAFIQEIYKVSRDPEFADKIVILENYDMNVARHLVQGVDIWLNNPRRPLEASGTSGMKASFNGAPNFSILDGWWREGYDGTNGWPIGEEREYTDLNLQDDADSFSMYTTLEDTIVPLYYGKDAQGQNHGWLQTVRRAIITVNPEFAMQRQVIDYVQKFYLPLGERAEKIDANHFEKARALGGWKGWVRQQWQHVQIHATAELPATVQPGEQVKVSAQVIPAGIQENELRVEAVLKHGEQTLHVPMTSSGGGHYEASIPLTDSGLYSVGVRATPYSPDLSNPIELGLIKWA from the coding sequence ATGAACGTCATCGGCAAAGTCACGGTGCTGCCCCGGCTGCCCGCACCGCTCAGGCGCCTCGAAGAACTCGCCTACAACCTTTACTGGTCCTGGACGCCCAAGGCCCAGGCGCTGTACCAGGAACTCGATCCTGTCAATTGGGAGCGCTTCCAGCACAACCCGGTGCAGACGCTGCTGGAAACGCCGGCCGCCCGCCTGGAAGCGCTGAGCAGCGACCCGGATTACCTGGGCCGCTACAGCGAGGTCATGGAGCACTTCGACGCCTACATGAACAAGGGCAGCTGGGGCAAGGGCGGCGTGTGGGCCGCCAAGAACGCGCCCACGCTGCCGCCGGTGGCGTACTTCAGCATGGAGTACGGCTTTCACGAATCGCTGCCGATCTACTCCGGCGGCCTGGGCGTGCTGGCCGGCGACCACTGCAAGAGCGCGTCCGATCTGGGCTTGCCGTTCACGGCGGTGGGCATGCTCTTTCACCAGGGCTACTTCCGGCAGCTCTTCAACAAGGATGGCTGGCAGGAAGAAGCTTACGACGAACTCAACCTGACCACCCTGCCGGTGCGCCCGGCGCTGACGAAAAGCGGCGAGAAGGCCAGGGTCAGCGTGCGGATCGCGGGGCGCGACGTCGCGCTGCAGATCTGGACCCTGCAGATCGGGCGCATTCAGGTGCTGCTGCTCGACGCCAACGTGCCGGAGAACTCCGAGGACGACCGCAAGCTGACCGCCCGGCTCTACGGCGGCAACCAGGACCTGCGCATTCAGCAGTACGTGCTGCTGGGCGTGGGCGGCATCCGGGCGCTTAGAGCGCTGGACATTCCCGCCAGCATTTACCACATGAACGAGGGCCACGCCGCCCTGATGGGCCTGGAGCGGGTGCGCGAGTACGTGGCGCAGGGCCTGGATTTCCGCACCGCCCTGGAAGCCACCGCCGGCAGCACCCTGTTCACCACCCACACCCCGGTGGCGGCCGGCAACGACGCCTTCGCCTACGAGATGATGGACCGCTACATCGGCGAGTGGCCGGCCCAGTTGGCGACCAGCCGCGACGAGCTCTACGCGCTCGCCGAGCATTTCCAGAACTGGGACAACCACCTGGTGCCCACCTTCTCGATGACCGTCTTCGCGCTGCGGATGTCGCGCATGGCCAACGGCGTCTCCGAGCTGCACGGCGAGGTCAGCCGCGGAATGTGGAACTTCCTCTACGAGGGCGCCGACCCGGAAGAAGTGCCGATCGGGCACGTCACCAACGGCGCGCACAACCTGACCTTCCTGGCCCAGCAGTTCCGTGACCTGTACTCCACGGTGCTGCCCGCCGACTGGACCGGGCGCCTGGAAGACAAGCAGATGTGGGAAGACATCCACAAGATTCCCGACGCGCAGCTCTCGGCCACCCAGCACGAGCTCAAGGAAGAAATGATCGCCTTCGTGCGCGCCCGCCTGCAAGAGCAGCTGCGCCGCACCGGGGCCAGCGCCGCCGAGGTCGCCGCCGCCGGGGAAGTGCTGAGCGCCGACGCGCTGACCATCGGCTTTGCCCGGCGCTTCGCCACCTACAAGCGCGCCACGCTGCTGTTTCGCGACCGCGAGCGCCTGCGCAAGATCGTCAACGACCCGGCCCGCCCGGTGCAGTTCGTGTTCGCCGGCAAGGCCCATCCGGCCGACAACCCCGGCAAGGCCTTCATTCAGGAAATCTACAAGGTCTCGCGCGACCCGGAATTCGCCGACAAGATCGTGATTCTGGAAAACTACGACATGAACGTGGCCCGCCACCTGGTGCAGGGCGTGGACATCTGGCTCAACAACCCCCGGCGCCCGCTGGAAGCCTCCGGCACGTCGGGCATGAAGGCGAGCTTCAACGGCGCGCCCAACTTCAGCATCCTCGACGGCTGGTGGCGCGAAGGCTACGACGGCACCAACGGCTGGCCGATCGGCGAGGAGCGCGAGTACACCGACCTCAACCTTCAGGACGACGCCGACAGCTTCAGCATGTACACGACCCTGGAAGACACCATCGTGCCGCTGTACTACGGCAAGGACGCCCAGGGCCAGAACCACGGCTGGCTTCAGACGGTGCGCCGGGCCATCATCACCGTCAATCCCGAGTTCGCCATGCAGCGGCAGGTCATCGACTACGTGCAGAAGTTCTACCTGCCGCTGGGCGAGCGCGCCGAGAAGATCGACGCCAACCACTTCGAGAAGGCCCGCGCCCTGGGCGGCTGGAAAGGCTGGGTGCGCCAGCAGTGGCAGCACGTGCAGATTCACGCCACCGCCGAATTGCCGGCCACCGTGCAGCCGGGCGAGCAGGTGAAGGTGAGCGCTCAGGTGATTCCGGCAGGCATTCAGGAAAACGAGCTGCGGGTCGAGGCGGTGCTCAAGCACGGCGAGCAGACCCTGCACGTGCCGATGACCTCCTCGGGCGGCGGCCACTACGAGGCCAGCATTCCGCTGACCGACAGCGGCTTATATAGCGTCGGTGTGCGCGCCACGCCCTACTCGCCGGATCTGAGCAATCCGATCGAGCTGGGCCTGATCAAGTGGGCCTGA
- a CDS encoding EamA family transporter, which translates to MTRLLPLPRPSLPPVPALLLSMTSIQGGAAIAKGLFPALGPAGVTALRVGLSAALLLLIFRPPLLSLTLRQWRAAAIYGAVLGLMNLTFYLSIHYLPLGLAVTLEFLGPLAVAVGSSQRRGDLVWVALAGLGIFLITPLGGGVPVAPLGVALALGAAALWAAYIVIGSRLPRHFSGTQGVSVGMLCATVTVLPCALLLGFAPGQLSPALLLSGLLVATLSSALPYSLEMVALRQLPKQLFSIMMSLEPAVAAVLGWLVLREVLSISQWLAIVCVIAASVGATWSSKRREADLQV; encoded by the coding sequence GTGACCCGCCTGCTGCCCCTGCCCCGCCCCAGCCTGCCCCCCGTACCTGCCCTGCTGCTGAGCATGACCAGCATTCAGGGCGGCGCGGCCATCGCCAAGGGGCTCTTTCCGGCGCTGGGGCCGGCCGGGGTCACGGCGCTGAGGGTGGGCCTGAGCGCCGCGCTGCTGCTGCTGATCTTCCGGCCCCCGCTGCTGAGCCTGACTTTGCGGCAGTGGCGGGCGGCGGCCATTTACGGCGCGGTGCTGGGCCTGATGAACCTGACCTTTTACCTCTCGATTCACTACCTGCCGCTGGGCCTGGCCGTCACGCTGGAATTCCTGGGACCGCTGGCAGTGGCGGTGGGCAGCAGCCAGCGCCGGGGCGATCTGGTGTGGGTGGCGCTGGCAGGCCTGGGCATCTTCCTGATCACCCCGCTGGGCGGGGGCGTCCCGGTGGCGCCGCTGGGGGTGGCGCTGGCCCTGGGCGCGGCGGCGCTGTGGGCGGCCTACATCGTGATCGGCTCACGTCTGCCGCGCCACTTTTCCGGCACCCAGGGCGTCAGCGTGGGGATGCTGTGCGCCACCGTGACGGTGCTGCCCTGCGCCCTGCTGCTGGGCTTCGCGCCGGGGCAGCTCAGCCCGGCGCTGCTGCTCTCGGGCCTGCTGGTGGCGACCCTGTCGAGCGCCCTGCCCTACAGCCTGGAAATGGTGGCCTTGAGGCAGCTGCCCAAGCAACTCTTCTCGATCATGATGAGCCTGGAACCGGCGGTGGCCGCCGTGCTGGGCTGGCTGGTGCTGCGCGAGGTGCTGAGCATCTCGCAGTGGCTGGCGATCGTCTGCGTCATCGCCGCCAGCGTGGGCGCGACCTGGAGCAGCAAACGCCGCGAGGCCGACCTCCAGGTCTGA